One Carassius carassius chromosome 28, fCarCar2.1, whole genome shotgun sequence genomic window carries:
- the LOC132107783 gene encoding chymotrypsin-like protease CTRL-1 yields MTFTIFSITCLALVTSALGCGIPAIKPQTIGSRIVNGQNAISGSWPWQVSLQQPNGFHFCGGSLINENWVLTSAQCAVLVCSHRVILGEHNRGSNDEPIQIQLVSKVITHPLYNKATFNNDIALLKLSSPVTFTPRISPVCLAESNARIVPGTRCFTTGWGQTATTTSPLILQQTGVPIISPAVCRQMWSQSRITDAMICAGASGSSSCQGDTGGPLVCESSGVWTLVGSVSRERNTCDPRSPAVYTNISQLRSWIDKTISSN; encoded by the exons ATGACCTTCACCATCTTCTCCATCACCTGCCTTGCCCTGGTGACTTCTGCTCTGG GTTGTGGAATCCCTGCGATTAAACCGCAGACGATCGGCAGCAGGATTGTGAACGGACAGAATGCCATCTCTGGTTCTTGGCCCTGGCAGGTCTCTCTTCAG CAACCCAATGGTTTCCACTTCTGCGGAGGATCCTTGATCAACGAGAACTGGGTTCTCACTTCTGCCCAATGCGCTGTCTT GGTCTGCTCTCACCGTGTCATTCTTGGAGAACATAATCGTGGCTCCAATGATGAACCCATCCAGATCCAACTAGTTTCCAAG GTCATCACCCATCCGCTCTACAACAAGGCAACCTTCAACAATGACATTGCTCTGCTGAAACTGTCGTCTCCAGTCACATTCACTCCTCGTATCTCTCCTGTATGTCTGGCCGAATCAAACGCCAGGATCGTGCCTGGAACCCGCTGCTTCACCACTGGCTGGGGCCAGACTGCTACCACAA CGAGTCCTCTGATCCTGCAGCAAACAGGCGTTCCCATCATTAGTCCTGCTGTGTGCAGGCAGATGTGGAGTCAGAGCAGAATCACTGATGCCATGATCTGTGCTGGAGCTTCCGGTTCCTCATCTTGCCAG GGTGATACTGGTGGTCCTCTGGTGTGTGAGAGTTCAGGGGTCTGGACTCTGGTGGGCTCTGTGTCTAGGGAAAGAAACACTTGCGATCCTCGTTCCCCTGCAGTCTACACCAACATCTCCCAACTGCGCTCTTGGATTGACAAGACTATTTCTTCCAACTAG